The stretch of DNA TGGACGGTAGCCTCCTCCCAATTTGTGGCGCACACCGAATGGTTCGTGAGCAACGGTAGGCCTAGGGCAAATCGCCTGCCTCTGTTGCTTGCGTGTGAGCCTGCCGACGGTCCTCTTGGTCAGCGTCGCCGTCACTGAGTATGCCAGCGCGTCAGAGACGAGAAGAGCCTTGTTTAACCGACCAAGAGAGAGGGGAAGCAGAAAGAAGGTGGTGGCAAGAAGCAGGTGAGAGACGGGGGGAGCCCGGAGTGTGTCAGCCTCCGGACTCCCTCAACCTCACGGTACGAGGCGTCTAGTTCCAGAACCATTGCGCTTGGAATCGCAATTGTGAGGCGTCAAAGTCGCTCTGTGCACGGTTGGCTACCAAGGTGCTGTTCAGACCGTCTTTAAACACCCAGTCTGCCGTCATGCGGAAATGTGTGTCAGGCTCCCATACCAGGCCGAGGTTCCAGGTCCTGGACTGGCCGTCCGGAGCTCCGTTCAATGTTTTGAACCCGCCATAGTACTCACCGTAACGAACATAAGGGGTCAACATACCCACATCCGAATAGCGCCACGTATAATAACCTTGGACGTACCCACCCACTATGCTGCTCTCCTCGATAAAGTTGGTTTGGCCGTTTCGCTTAGGGCCGCGTCCGACGGTAAACTCCGCCAAAAGCCCCCAGGGCTGGGGAGGGGTCCAGACGTAGGCGGTGACACGTTGATCTTTAATATCGCAGCCTCCTTCTGACGTCAGGGGACTAATACATCTCGCCGAACTCGCGACATTCGGTTGGCTCGCTCCCTGCACGGCAAACACTCCGTGAAAACCGAGGACGCCGGCTTCCAGTAGTCGCCCGTTCGGAAACTGAAACGGATAGGCCAGTTTGGCTCCGATATGCTTATCGTGATTGAGTTCCAATCGATTCCGAGTTTGTCCATTATAAACCATGACGCCGAAGACACCGTAATCGCCAGGCCCGTTATGGTAGGCCGCGAGTTGCGCAAACCGCTCCTGCGCAGTCTTTGGACTCCAGTAATAGGCGATACCCAGATCTCGTTCTCCCGGCGCTCCACTCTGGACCGATTCGTGCCGATCCATTTCCTGCCGGTTGGTGCTCGATCGGTACGTATCGAAGGCGTTGGGAACCCGATGGAGACCCCA from Nitrospira sp. encodes:
- a CDS encoding porin, which gives rise to MKYGGMCVLKWFVVTLCIGGTLSMLPLEVSAGSEEPMPKLFAQAPVQSSQALSAMETGPQVIPAANNIDRETSGQRLSIESTSLESLLLEKGVITQEDWIRLKAEEERRIFEQSAELQMAGNPRWYERIRVTGYMQFKYNMGATDRRFDIPLNDSFGDQQGNEFYARRLRLVFQGQVSERVAFFMQFALEGGQQELSNREIIDAYSDFYLTKDKVHRIRWGLHRVPNAFDTYRSSTNRQEMDRHESVQSGAPGERDLGIAYYWSPKTAQERFAQLAAYHNGPGDYGVFGVMVYNGQTRNRLELNHDKHIGAKLAYPFQFPNGRLLEAGVLGFHGVFAVQGASQPNVASSARCISPLTSEGGCDIKDQRVTAYVWTPPQPWGLLAEFTVGRGPKRNGQTNFIEESSIVGGYVQGYYTWRYSDVGMLTPYVRYGEYYGGFKTLNGAPDGQSRTWNLGLVWEPDTHFRMTADWVFKDGLNSTLVANRAQSDFDASQLRFQAQWFWN